The Bacillaceae bacterium IKA-2 DNA window TGCAAGTAAAAATAGCAAGGCAAATGTATACAAGTAACCGCCCATTAGTGGGCTTTGTGCCCCTGTTTGTGGATCAATAACATTGGCCATCATAAAACCCATTTTCATGTCGATAAACCCGCCAGCAACTTGGATCGCATACATAAGGATCATCGCAATAAAACCAACTGTTAAACCGACAGCGACCTCTTTAAAAATTAACATGAAATAAAAATAATCAATCTCAATAATTGGTGGCTCGATCGAAAAAAACATCAACCAAGTTAAGAAAAGACCAAACCCAATTTTATGCATGGCTGGAATCGATTTATACGAAAAAAGTGGCAACGTCACTAAAAAGGCGGTTACTCTTGCAAGAATTAGTAAAAATGCTGGGAAAAATTCAAGTATTTCAAGCATTACCCAACAAACCTATGTAAGTTACTGAATATTTCTTGAGCAAAATTTAACATATTTGATAACATCCAAGATCCAAATACGATTAATCCTACTAATACTCCAACAATTTTTGGTATGAATGCTAACGTCTGCTCTTGAATCTGCGTCGTTGCTTGAAAAATACTTACCGCTAACCCAATTCCTAAGGCAAGCATAAGTAATGGACCGGCGATAATTAAAACAGTATATACACCTTTTTCTGCCAATGAAATGATAAACTCTTGACTCAATGAAATCACCCTTTAAAAACTTAATAGTAGTGACCTTATAACTAAGTACCAACCATCGACCATTACGAAAAGAAGAATTTTAAATGGTAAGGCAATCATAACTGGGGGTAACATCATCATCCCCATGGCCATAAGGATACTCGCTACAACCATATCAATGACAAGAAATGGAACAAAAATCATAAAGCCAATTTGAAACGCTGTTTTTAACTCACTAATTGCAAATGCAGGAACTAAAGCTGTTAATGGTATTTCCTCTATT harbors:
- the fliR gene encoding flagellar biosynthetic protein FliR, coding for MLEILEFFPAFLLILARVTAFLVTLPLFSYKSIPAMHKIGFGLFLTWLMFFSIEPPIIEIDYFYFMLIFKEVAVGLTVGFIAMILMYAIQVAGGFIDMKMGFMMANVIDPQTGAQSPLMGGYLYTFALLFLLAIDAHHLLLDGVFYSYQFIPLDQLTIPFGNEKILMHVIKTFNTMFIIAFQMAMPIVGSLFLIDVALGMIGRAVPQVSVFVIGFPIKIFVGFFILILIMPAFFTVTKYLVEQMILTMRTLMQLYGGV
- the fliQ gene encoding flagellar biosynthesis protein FliQ, which codes for MSQEFIISLAEKGVYTVLIIAGPLLMLALGIGLAVSIFQATTQIQEQTLAFIPKIVGVLVGLIVFGSWMLSNMLNFAQEIFSNLHRFVG